From one Alicyclobacillus acidocaldarius subsp. acidocaldarius Tc-4-1 genomic stretch:
- the ligD gene encoding non-homologous end-joining DNA ligase → MKRRETPPTLTHGDKIYFPGAGLNKRDYMTYLAQIGAHLVRHLRYRPVTLVRCPDGVTGRRFYQRHLPPHAPPSLPRKEVQGERPLIAIPDVETLLYYGNLGAIEFHAGLHQSDGPQAGCPTALTFDLDPSDPNDFERVRELALRLREVLRELELDGLAKTTGASGLQVFVPLEQPLPYAVTRPVVNFIAAYCASRWPDLATTERRVHQRGSRVYVDAPQHGPSRTLIAAYSVRAVEKALVSVPITWDELAGGVSPDEFDLNVVPDRLARMGDLLGIAPRCPSSRVQAIHDALPPPWRQTRVRSV, encoded by the coding sequence ATGAAACGCCGCGAAACCCCGCCGACGCTCACCCATGGGGACAAGATCTACTTTCCAGGCGCGGGGCTCAACAAGCGCGACTACATGACGTATCTTGCCCAAATCGGCGCGCACTTGGTCCGCCACCTGCGCTACCGGCCTGTCACGTTGGTTCGTTGCCCCGACGGGGTGACCGGCCGCCGATTCTATCAGCGGCATCTACCGCCGCACGCACCTCCGAGCCTGCCGCGTAAAGAGGTCCAAGGCGAACGCCCGTTGATTGCCATCCCGGACGTCGAGACGCTCTTGTACTACGGAAACTTGGGCGCCATCGAGTTTCACGCGGGCCTGCACCAGTCCGACGGCCCTCAAGCCGGATGCCCCACGGCGCTCACGTTCGATCTCGACCCTTCCGATCCGAACGATTTCGAGCGCGTGCGTGAGCTCGCGCTGCGCCTGCGCGAGGTGCTTCGCGAGCTCGAGCTCGACGGACTTGCCAAGACGACAGGCGCCTCCGGCCTGCAAGTCTTCGTCCCGCTGGAGCAGCCGCTCCCATACGCCGTCACGCGTCCGGTGGTGAATTTTATTGCGGCGTACTGCGCGTCGCGCTGGCCGGATCTGGCCACCACCGAGAGGCGCGTGCACCAGCGAGGAAGCCGCGTCTACGTGGACGCACCTCAGCACGGGCCATCGCGCACCCTGATCGCGGCGTACAGCGTGCGCGCGGTCGAGAAAGCGCTTGTGTCGGTGCCCATCACCTGGGACGAGCTCGCAGGCGGGGTGTCGCCCGACGAGTTTGATCTCAACGTGGTGCCTGACAGATTGGCCCGGATGGGCGACTTGTTGGGCATCGCCCCGCGCTGCCCCTCGTCGCGCGTGCAGGCCATCCACGATGCGCTCCCTCCGCCTTGGCGACAAACGCGCGTCCGTTCAGTATAA
- the mtnA gene encoding S-methyl-5-thioribose-1-phosphate isomerase, with product MRAIRYQPDRLELLDQTRLPHEKVWLTCRTAEDVYQAIRSMQVRGAPAIGAAAAFGLALEARRIGPADVRSRLPQVAAWMKTARPTAVNLMQAVDELMAALEEAPPGSEADALYQRAVAIAERDIETNRRIGELGAKWVAEHGGRVLTHCNTGSLATVEYGTALGILRAMHEAGTLEHVYVDETRPYLQGARLTAYELLEEGIPFDIITDSTAGFAMKLGWIDAVIVGADRIARNGDTANKIGTYTLAVLASFHGIPFYVAAPTTTLDLSIPSGDHIPIEERSADEVTHWMGRPIAPEGASAKHLAFDVTPGHLISGIITERGVALPPYEESLARLCGKR from the coding sequence GTGAGGGCCATCCGATACCAGCCGGACAGGCTGGAGTTGCTCGACCAGACGCGGTTGCCCCATGAGAAGGTCTGGCTGACGTGCCGCACCGCTGAGGACGTCTATCAGGCCATTCGGTCGATGCAGGTGAGAGGCGCGCCGGCCATCGGCGCTGCGGCCGCGTTCGGCCTCGCGCTCGAGGCGAGGCGGATCGGGCCGGCCGACGTCCGATCTCGGTTGCCGCAAGTCGCGGCATGGATGAAGACCGCGCGCCCGACCGCCGTCAATCTGATGCAGGCCGTCGACGAGCTCATGGCAGCGCTCGAGGAGGCGCCGCCGGGATCGGAAGCGGACGCGCTGTACCAACGCGCCGTCGCCATCGCGGAGCGCGACATCGAGACGAATCGCCGCATCGGTGAACTGGGCGCGAAGTGGGTCGCCGAACACGGGGGACGCGTGTTGACGCACTGCAACACGGGTTCCCTCGCGACTGTCGAATATGGGACCGCCCTCGGCATCCTGCGGGCCATGCACGAGGCGGGGACGCTGGAGCACGTGTACGTGGACGAGACGCGACCGTATCTTCAGGGCGCGCGCCTCACGGCGTACGAACTGCTGGAAGAGGGCATCCCGTTTGACATCATCACGGATTCCACCGCAGGGTTCGCGATGAAGCTCGGCTGGATCGACGCGGTGATCGTCGGAGCGGACCGGATTGCCCGAAACGGAGACACGGCGAACAAGATTGGCACCTATACGCTCGCGGTCCTGGCGTCGTTCCACGGCATCCCGTTTTACGTGGCGGCCCCCACCACGACCCTTGACCTGTCGATTCCGTCAGGCGATCACATCCCGATTGAAGAGCGCAGCGCGGACGAAGTCACGCATTGGATGGGGAGGCCCATCGCGCCCGAAGGCGCTTCGGCGAAGCACTTGGCGTTTGACGTCACGCCAGGTCACCTCATCTCGGGCATCATCACCGAACGCGGCGTCGCTCTGCCGCCTTACGAGGAGTCGCTCGCGCGGCTTTGCGGCAAGCGTTGA
- the mtnP gene encoding S-methyl-5'-thioadenosine phosphorylase — MRYGIIGGTGVYQPGDLPGATRERVHTPYGDVEVTLGTYEGKEVAFLPRHGSSHSVPPHRVNYRANIWALKQLGVETVLATAAVGSLNRLFRPGDLVVIDDVIDWTKGRPSTFFEHGPVVHIDFSDPYCARVRKGLVETARHLGLRVHHGGVYVCAEGPRFESKAEIALFARLGGDVVGMTSMPEAALAKEAEMCYATVCMVTNWAAGMAAKPLSHEEVLEAMRENVADIRRLFFAYIARDTGVRDCACGSAVGGQVPLRGESEA, encoded by the coding sequence ATGCGTTACGGCATTATCGGTGGCACAGGCGTGTACCAGCCTGGCGATTTGCCCGGCGCCACGCGCGAACGTGTACATACCCCGTACGGGGACGTCGAGGTGACACTCGGGACGTATGAAGGCAAGGAGGTCGCTTTTCTCCCTCGCCACGGCAGCAGCCACAGCGTCCCTCCGCACCGCGTCAATTATCGAGCCAACATTTGGGCTCTGAAGCAACTGGGCGTCGAGACCGTGCTGGCAACGGCCGCCGTCGGCTCGCTCAACCGCCTGTTTCGCCCGGGCGATCTCGTCGTGATCGACGACGTGATCGACTGGACCAAAGGACGGCCTTCTACGTTTTTCGAGCACGGGCCGGTTGTGCACATCGATTTTTCGGACCCTTATTGCGCGCGCGTGCGGAAAGGCCTGGTGGAGACCGCGCGCCATCTCGGCCTTCGCGTGCACCACGGCGGCGTTTACGTCTGCGCGGAAGGGCCCAGGTTCGAGTCGAAGGCGGAAATTGCGCTGTTCGCGCGCCTCGGCGGCGACGTGGTGGGCATGACCAGCATGCCGGAGGCCGCACTGGCAAAGGAAGCCGAGATGTGCTACGCGACGGTCTGCATGGTCACCAACTGGGCGGCTGGGATGGCGGCGAAGCCGCTCTCCCACGAAGAGGTCCTCGAGGCGATGCGGGAGAACGTGGCGGACATCCGGCGCCTGTTCTTTGCCTATATCGCGCGGGATACCGGTGTGCGGGATTGTGCGTGCGGCTCGGCGGTGGGCGGCCAAGTGCCGCTTAGGGGAGAGAGTGAAGCGTGA